The Pirellulales bacterium sequence CCGTCGCTGCTGCGCCATGCATGAGTAGCTGCTGCAAGATCATGATCTAATTCCCTGCAAATCGTCCTTGGAAGCGAACTTCGCACATGTCGCGCCCTGCTGATGAATCCAAACCGTTTTGGCGACGCCTGCCAGGGCGATTCGAGGCGCAGGATATTGCGCCGCTGGTCAGCCTGGCGGTGCTGGTGCTGTTTTTCGCGCTGGCGACACCGGCCGGCACGTTCTTGAAGCCGTCGACGGTGGTGCAAATTCTCAAGCAAGGGTCGGTATTGGCCATCGTGTCGGTCGGTCTCACGTACGTGCTGTTGTGCGCCGAGATCGATCTGGCCGTGGGCATGGTGGCCCTGTGGACCGCGTGTCTGTGCGGTTGGCTCTTCGAGCGCCCCTTCGCCGCCGGCAAATCGGGGGCGGGTGAAACGTCGGCATTGATCGTGGCTTTCGTGATCGCGGCGCCCTTGTTGACGAGCCTGTTATTGGGGCTCGTGTCGGGAGCGCTCACGGTGTGGTCGCGGCTCCCCAGCTTCATCATTTCGCTGGCCATGATGAACATTGCCGACGGCATGTCGCGCTGGCTGACCAAGAGCGAAAAGCTGGCGGTGCCGGCTGTTTTGAAAACGATCGGCAATCGTGGCATCGAGATCACCGATCGCCTGGAGCTGCCCTACAGTGCTATGCTGGCTGCCGTGGTTTTTCTGATCGGGCACGTCGTGCTGCAACACACGCGCTTCGGACGTTACGTGTATATGACCGGCGGTAATCGCGAGGCGGCGCGCCTGGCCGGCGTGCGCACGGGGCGCATCGTGATTGCCTGCCTGGCGATCTCGGCCGTTACGGCGGGCGTGGGCGGACTGGTCAATGCGGGGCGGCTGAACAGCGTCAGTCTCGATCAAAATGCCGACTTGCTGTTGAGCGCCGTGGCCTGCGTGGTGCTGGGCGGAACCAGCCTGTTCGGCGGCTCGGGCGGGATGGGCCGCACCGTGATCGGCGTTCTTACATTCAGCGTGCTCAAGGTCGGGCTGAACCAGGTGACTTGGATCAATGACCTGGCCCGACCGCTCTTGATGGGATTGGTGCTCTTGGTGGCTTTGGTCGTTAACGGCTTGCTCTCGAAAGAAAAAACATGATGCGCACCTTTGGAAGGATCTCGCTGCTTTTTGTCGCGGCGTGTTCGGCGCTCTCGATGATTGCTGCTGCACGCGCCGCCGAGCGCGCCCGGCCGATTCCGGTGATTTTCGACACGGATATCGGCAACGATATCGACGACGCGCTGGCGCTGGGCGTGATCCACGCCTTGGCCAGTCGCGGCGAGTGCCGGTTGGCGGCGGTGACGATCAGCAAGGATAATCCGCTCTGTGCCCCCTTCATTGACCTGGTGAACACGTTCTACGGACGCGGCGATATCCCGATCGGCGTCGTGCGTGACGGCAAGACGCCCGAGGATGGCAATTACTTGCGTGGACCGGTCGAAGCAAGGGACGGCGACCAGGTGCGTTTTCCACACAAGCTGCAAAGCGGCCGCGACGCGCCCGAGGCCGTGGCGTTGCTGCGGCAGACGCTCGCGAAGGAGCTCGATGGCTCGGTGGTGATGATCGTAGTCGGGTTCTCGACCAACATTGCGCGGCTGCTCGACTCGCCCGGCGATCAGGTTTCTCCCCTATCGGGCAAGGAGCTGGTGGCCAAGAAGTGTCGGCTGTTATCGATCATGGCCGGCAACTTCGGCGCGATGCCGGTGCCGGAGTACAACGTACACGTCGACGTGCCGGCGGCGCGAAAGGTATACGCTGAGTGGCCCACGGAGATCGTGGCGAGCGGATTTGAGATCGGCCTGGCGATCAAGTACCCAGCCGTGAGCATCGAGCGTGACTTTGCCTATGTGCCGCACCACCCGCTCTCGGAGGCGTATGCCCTCTACATGAAAATGCCGTACGATCGCGAGACGTGGGACCTGACGAGCGTGCTGTACGCGGTGCGGCCCGACCGGGGTTACTTCACGCTTTCCGAGCCGGGCACGATCACGGTCGACGAGAAGAACATCTCTCGATTCGCCCCGTCGGCCGCCGGTAAACACCGGTTTCTGAAAGTCGACGCGGAACAGATTGCGCGGGTGCGCGAGGCGCTGGTAATATTGGCCAGCCAACCGCCTGATACGTGCGCCAAGCCGGCTTCCGCGAAATGATCGCAGCCCGTACTTGTGCGCAGCCACCCTAGACAAGTGTTCTGTCAGAGTGAAGATTAGGGGGTGCCATGCTCACGCTCGCGTGAGCATGTGGCTACAAACCTCTCGAGTACAGCATGGCCACGGCGAGCGTGGCCATGGCACCCAGATCCCGCAACGAATGCACGACGGACCGCTAGTGCTTCTTGCGGAACTCGCTCATGAACTGGGCGAGCAGCTCGACGCCGGCTAACGGCATGGCGTTGTAGATACTGGCGCGAATACCGCCCACGGAGCGGTGCCCCTTCAGGTACCACAGGCCGCGCTCTTTGGCTTCGGCCAGGAAGGCGGTTTCGACTTCGTCATTCGGAAGTCGGTACGTGACGTTCATCAGCGAGCGGCAAGCCGGCTGGGCGTGTCCTTGGTAGAAGCCGCGGCTCTCGTCGATGACGTCGTACAGAAGCCTGGCCTTCTGTTCGTTCAGCGCGCGCATCTTGGCCAGCCCGCCAATGTCGTCCAGCAGCCAGCGGGTGACGAGCATGACGACGTAAACGGCGAACACCGGGGGCGTGTTGAGCAGCGAGTTATTCTCGGCCAGTTGGCGGAAGCTGAGCATCGTCGGCACGTTTTCCGTGCAGGCGGCCAGCACGTCGTCGCGAAGGATGGCCACCGTGACGCCTGCCGGTCCCGCGTTCTTCTGGGCGCACGCGTACAAGAGCCCGTACTTGTCCATCGGCAATGGGCGGCAGAGAAAATCGCTCGACGCGTCGCACACCAGCGGCACCTTGCCGACGTCGGGCTCGTCGAGGAATTGCACGCCTTGGATCGTCTCGTTCGATGTGATGTGGACGTACGACGCCTGCGGATTGAGCTTCAGTTCGCCGGCGGCCGGCAATCGATCGAAGTTTGTTTCCTTCGAGCTGTACGCGACGCGCACCTCGCCCTCGCGGCGTGCTTCTTTTTCGGCCGTCTGTCCCCAGGTGCCGGTTACGATGTAATCGGCGGCACGCCCCGCTGCGAGCAGGTTCATGGGGATCATCGAAAACTGCAGACGCGAACCCCCTTGGAGGAAGACAACCTGGTAGTTCTCGGGCAGCGCCAGCAGCCGGCGGAGATTCTGGATCGTGGTGTCGAGGACGCCTTCGAACCACTTCGTGCGATGACCGATCTCGAGCACCGAGACGCCCTGGCCCGGCAGCGCGAGCATGTCACGCTGAACCTCTTCGAGAACCGGCAGCGGCAGCACGGCCGGCCCTGGGGAAAAGTTATAGACGCGCTGCATTCGACTTCCTCCGATGAATGGGACACTTAGGGCGAAGGCCCGCATGGCGGACGCGCAGGAGGCGACTCACAGCCCGGCCTACCCACCGCCCCGGCGCCTCTTAGACACGGATCCTACAGGCCGCGGTTCGCGATGCTTCTTGGCCTTGCGCTGGAGAGATTCTAGCGAATTGGAAAATCGGCCAACAGGCCCGGAGCGCACGAGGTAGCTCAGATCCGAGCGCCCTGAATCATTTCAGCCAGTCCGGCGGACTCGTTACGAGATCGACTTTGGTAATCCACCAGAAGTCCGTCCCGCGGGGTCCGCGGGCGTCGCGTTCCAGCGAGGCGCGAACCAGGACCGTTTTGAGTTCATCGTGTTCCTTGTAGGTCACGGCCCACACGGAAACGATGCGCTCCTTGAAGGGGTTGTAATTGTGGCCCTGCGTTTCCAGATAGCGGACCTGGGAATTCATGCCGATCTTTTCGATCGCTTGCACGAGCGGCCGCTCGGCCAGCTCACGCAGCGCCTTGAGCGCCCGTGGCTCGTCGCGGTAGTACTGGACAGGGTCGTCGCCGGGAGGCAGACGTGTTGCCGGGGGGAGCATCAGTTCCACGGCCGCTTCGAGCCTGTGCTGACGCACGTCGTCCAGCCAGGCCTGCATGACATGCCGTGCCTCGTAACGGGTGCGCAGGTTCGAAGCAAGGTAGTTGGTCGGGGCGGCCGCAGCCACGACCAATGACAACGACAGGCCCACAAGCGCCAAGGTGCGGCCGACCAGCCGCGGCGCCTGCGAGTGAATCCGCGCCAGCGACACCAGGTTGATGATCGCTGCCACGCAAGGCAGCGTCCAAAGTACAGGATGAATAAGGGCCGTCGCAGAAATGAGTGACGCGACAAAACCGAAGACCGCGCTGGCACTGACCGCTCGGTACTCGTGCAGCTCCGACTCTTGGTAGTGACGATCGGCCGCGTGCTGTTGCTCTAAACCTGGCATGCTGACAACACTCCAACCGTCGCATTGGCTCGCAATTTCGAGGAAGTACCGAAAATCGACGGTAGCCGGGCGCGGCGGGCGCTGTCAAGCAACGCACGTACCGCAACTTGGCATCGCGTGCAGATCGCTATTTACGCTTGGAAACCCAGACTTGCACGCCCTTTTGCATGATCGTCCGCCGCGCGGCGTACTTCACCATGAACTGGCCTTCGGGATCGAACACGTGCGCGTCCGGATTATCGGCCGGGGCGCTGCGTGAAAACGTTCCAAGCGACATCTTTTGCATGAAACCCAACCATTGCCGATCGGGTGCCAGGCCGAAGAACATCCGCTCCTCGGGCTTGAAGCCGCCGAACAGGAAGTTCTTCGACAGCGGAGCCATGTGCAGGGTCATGGCGATGAAGCAGACCAGGACCCAACCGACCCAACCCGCGAAGAAGAAACTGCCGATCTTGTCGACCATGGCGGGAAACCTGACGCGCACGCGCGAAATCGAATCGGTCACGATGCGCAAAGACAGGTAAAAGCCCGCGAACAGCAGCCAGATCACGGGAAAGTCGAAGACGTACACGCCGTTGGGTTGTGACGACAGACATTTGCGCACCAGCGGCTCCCAAAAATTGGTCGCCAACAGCGCCGCCGTGACCACGTTGAACAGCACGATGGCATTGCTCCACATCCCCTCATTGCCCAAGCTGGCAATGGTGATGATGACGATCAGGGCGAAGACGCCAGGCAGGATCAGTTCCATAAGGCTATTCCTTGAGCACGCGCATCAACTCTTGCAGCGACGTGATTCCCTTGGCCACCAGCACGATCCCCTCTTCTTGCAGCGTGCGCATGCCGGCGCGCCGCGCCGCCTGGCGCACCGCCGCCAATTGCGGGTTTGTCGTTAACGCCTGCCGGACGTTGTCGTCGACGATCAACACTTCGAAGATCCCGGTACGCCCGATGTAGCCGATACCTTGGCACTCGGTGCACACTTCTTCCGGCTGCTGGGGCGTACGATACAAGGCCTCGATGCGTCCGGCAGGGATGCCCAATTGCTCGAGCAACTGAGCGGTCGGCGCAAAGGCCTCTTTACACTTCGGGCACAGCTTGCGAATCAATCGCTGGTTGACCGCCGCGACGACGGCAGGCCCGAACTGGGCCGGCGGAACCTTCAGTCGCAGCACCTGCAGCAGCGAATCGGCCACTTCCTTGGCGCGCACGCTGGTTACCACCATGCGATTCTCGTTTTGGACCTGTTCGCATAGCATGGTGGCGCTTTCGGCGTCGACCATGTCGGGCACGACGTACACGTCGGGATGCTCGCGAATGATTTTCGGCAGGACGGCCGCCGGATTCTGCCCGGCCGCGGGGTCGAACAACGTGACGACGACGTTTTCGACGTCGAGTTCCTTGGTCGCCGCGGATTCGATGCCGACGAAGCCACGGACAAAGCGGTCCATCTCGCGGATCGTGGCGGGAAACAAAGTCGACAACCCGCCGGCCGGCGGCGTCGACACGACGATCATTCCCTGCGGCTGCGAAAGAACTGCCTTGAGGTCCTCGATCAGCTTGGGACGCATGTCGAGGTCGACCAGCCGTTCGAGCTTTTGCTTGCGTCCCTGTAATTGCAGCAGAGCCCGCTCGCCCGTTTTGGTCCCTTGGCTGAGCACCTTGCAGGTGTATTTGACTTTCTCGAACTCGGCGCCGAACGTCCCCTCCTGGCGTTTGACGCGCTGCTTGGCGTCGAGCCCGGCGATCGTTTTCATCACGGCCAGCATGGCGTCGCCGGACTCGCGATCGCGGGCCTCGGCATCGTGCCACACGCCGTCGATCTGGTAGCGCATGGCGACCGAGGCTTGCGTGAAGTCCATCAACACGCCGTCCACGCGCTTGCCGATGACCTCCGCGACCAGCGCCTGCGTCAACGGATAGCCGATCGTCTGCCGGGCCAAGAGCAGGTTGGCCGTGTTCGTGCGTTCGTCCTTGCCCTGCGGCTTCAGATCGACCGGAGGCCCTTTGCCGCGCCGGGTGCTTTCGGCGGCG is a genomic window containing:
- the serC gene encoding 3-phosphoserine/phosphohydroxythreonine transaminase → MQRVYNFSPGPAVLPLPVLEEVQRDMLALPGQGVSVLEIGHRTKWFEGVLDTTIQNLRRLLALPENYQVVFLQGGSRLQFSMIPMNLLAAGRAADYIVTGTWGQTAEKEARREGEVRVAYSSKETNFDRLPAAGELKLNPQASYVHITSNETIQGVQFLDEPDVGKVPLVCDASSDFLCRPLPMDKYGLLYACAQKNAGPAGVTVAILRDDVLAACTENVPTMLSFRQLAENNSLLNTPPVFAVYVVMLVTRWLLDDIGGLAKMRALNEQKARLLYDVIDESRGFYQGHAQPACRSLMNVTYRLPNDEVETAFLAEAKERGLWYLKGHRSVGGIRASIYNAMPLAGVELLAQFMSEFRKKH
- a CDS encoding ATPase, T2SS/T4P/T4SS family, which encodes MHRLFILVLAVLWSLADAQRASAQDFGTFPSYPGLDANNITTFPVGPGFYLSWIKILVCWVIFLLWVRSTDWMSRDATTLRLDYKRWNLVAFFTFVAALILLWTLPWFWLDMPLMLVAWAAPFFAYVAHRNSKVTIDETVFTPGHIRFWLSENLKVVGIKIAAESTRRGKGPPVDLKPQGKDERTNTANLLLARQTIGYPLTQALVAEVIGKRVDGVLMDFTQASVAMRYQIDGVWHDAEARDRESGDAMLAVMKTIAGLDAKQRVKRQEGTFGAEFEKVKYTCKVLSQGTKTGERALLQLQGRKQKLERLVDLDMRPKLIEDLKAVLSQPQGMIVVSTPPAGGLSTLFPATIREMDRFVRGFVGIESAATKELDVENVVVTLFDPAAGQNPAAVLPKIIREHPDVYVVPDMVDAESATMLCEQVQNENRMVVTSVRAKEVADSLLQVLRLKVPPAQFGPAVVAAVNQRLIRKLCPKCKEAFAPTAQLLEQLGIPAGRIEALYRTPQQPEEVCTECQGIGYIGRTGIFEVLIVDDNVRQALTTNPQLAAVRQAARRAGMRTLQEEGIVLVAKGITSLQELMRVLKE
- a CDS encoding ABC transporter permease; translation: MSRPADESKPFWRRLPGRFEAQDIAPLVSLAVLVLFFALATPAGTFLKPSTVVQILKQGSVLAIVSVGLTYVLLCAEIDLAVGMVALWTACLCGWLFERPFAAGKSGAGETSALIVAFVIAAPLLTSLLLGLVSGALTVWSRLPSFIISLAMMNIADGMSRWLTKSEKLAVPAVLKTIGNRGIEITDRLELPYSAMLAAVVFLIGHVVLQHTRFGRYVYMTGGNREAARLAGVRTGRIVIACLAISAVTAGVGGLVNAGRLNSVSLDQNADLLLSAVACVVLGGTSLFGGSGGMGRTVIGVLTFSVLKVGLNQVTWINDLARPLLMGLVLLVALVVNGLLSKEKT
- a CDS encoding nucleoside hydrolase, whose protein sequence is MMRTFGRISLLFVAACSALSMIAAARAAERARPIPVIFDTDIGNDIDDALALGVIHALASRGECRLAAVTISKDNPLCAPFIDLVNTFYGRGDIPIGVVRDGKTPEDGNYLRGPVEARDGDQVRFPHKLQSGRDAPEAVALLRQTLAKELDGSVVMIVVGFSTNIARLLDSPGDQVSPLSGKELVAKKCRLLSIMAGNFGAMPVPEYNVHVDVPAARKVYAEWPTEIVASGFEIGLAIKYPAVSIERDFAYVPHHPLSEAYALYMKMPYDRETWDLTSVLYAVRPDRGYFTLSEPGTITVDEKNISRFAPSAAGKHRFLKVDAEQIARVREALVILASQPPDTCAKPASAK